The [Clostridium] celerecrescens 18A genomic sequence TGGAATAGTTCTCCAGAGCCCTTGTCACATCTATATGGATATCCAGACTCTCCATTAAATCTTTCGCTTTCTTGTTCATGGTTTTCCAGTCGATGATGCCTGCCCGCTTCGGCTCCCTGCCAATGAATAAATTCTCGGCTACGGATAAATTGGGGCAGAGATTGACCTCCTGGTAGACCGTGCTGATCCCATGAGCCTGGGCCTCCTGGGGAGAATGATTGATCATATTCCCTTTAAACCCGTCAATGGTGATTTCTCCTGATTCAAACTCCTCCACACCTGTCAGAACTTTAATAAGGGTGGATTTTCCGGCTCCGTTTTCCCCCATCAGCGCATGGATCTCTCCCCTTCTCAACGTGAAGTCTACATGATCAAGGGCCTGCACACCTGGAAATGTTTTTGATATACTTCGCATGGCTAATACGATTTCATTGGGCATAGAATCCCTTCCTTTCCTCCCCCGTCCTGCTGAAACCGGCAAATTCAGGGATCAAAAAAGGTGCAGAGCGGAGGACTTTAAACCTCCGTCCTCCATTCCCCTGCACCTGTTTATCCAGATTCACTTCTGCTTACGGCTCTAAAGCCCTGTGGATCAATAGGCTCTCTTTGGTTTTTCCTGAGCCGCCGTATCAGCCGGATATACTCCTTCCTGTACATAGGCGATCTTATCTACGCTTTCACCCTTTTCCAGCTTCTGAATGATTTCAGCCACGCGGGGGCCATGAAGCGGGTTACATTCTACGGAAACGTTCATATCACCGGCAATCATGGAATCAAATGCAGCCGCAACCGCGTCAAAGGAAATGATGATGATATCGCCCTTGGGCCCGCAGGTCTTTCCTGCCGCCTTAATAGCGTCAATGGCTCCAAAGGCCATGTTGTCATTTTCTGCAATCACAACGTCAATATCTTGATAGGTCTTTAAGAAGGATTCCATTACTTCCTGTCCCTTGGCCTGAGTAAATTCTCCTGTCTGCCGCTCCAGCATCTTCCACTTTGGATAATCTTTCATCTTCTCTTCCACGCCGTCGGTACGTCCGATCTGAGCAGAAGAACCAATGGTTCCCTGTAGAGTTACGATGTTGATGTCATCATCTGAACGGTTGTTTTTCTTTAAGTAATCACCAAGCCATGCTACTGCATCATAACCTTCCTGAAGGAAATTGGAACCGACCCATGCAGTATAGAGGGAATCGTCGGAAACATCGATCATACGGTCAACGATGATGACCGGAATCCCCGCATCCTTTGCTTCCTGTAAAACCGTATCCCAGCCCGTTTCCGTCACCGGTGCAATCACAATATAGTCCACATCCTGCTGGATAAAGTTACGGACAGCCTTTAGCTGGTTTTCCTGCTTCTGCTGTGCATCATCGAATATCAACTTGTACCCGTTCGCTTCCGTAAACGTGGATTTCATGGATTCCGTGTTAGCTGTTCTCCAGTCAGATTCCGCTCCTACCTGGGAAAAACCTACCACAAGCAAATCTTTTTTTTCTTCTGTCTTGGGTGCCTCTGTCTTGGCTGCCTCTGTCTTGGCTGCCTCAGTCTTAGCCGCCTCTGTTTTTGTTTCCCCTCCTGCCGGCGCCGCGGTGGTCGCTGCAGTCTGAGAACCGCTGCATCCGGATAAAACCATAGCTGCAGTCATGGCAGCCGCCGTCATCATGCCCAGTAATCCTTTCTTCATATCCGTTCCCTCCAAAATGATAGATGTGTTTACTTTTCTTAGTAACTACCAGTATCATAGCGGTTACCGGCTTTCTTCTCAATGCAATATCTTTTGTAAACGGTTGAGATTCTTACGCCTTTGCCGGTCATTCCAAAACAAGGTTGGATTTTTTCAGAAAAAGGTTGATTTTTATCTGTTCCCCTTTAAAGCAGCCGGGATCCTGACGGTAACAGAGGTTCCCACCCCATACTCGCTTTCGATGGAAACCCCATAGGTTTCACCAAAATTAAGCCGGATCCTCTCTGCCACATTGGCAATTCCAAATCCTTCCCGCAACCCTAAGTCTTCCCCGCCGTTTCGCACTAGTCTCTGCATTTTTTCAAGTTCTTCCGGCTTCATTCCGATGCCGTTATCCTCCACCTTTAGCAGAATGTCCTCTTCCTCCTGCCAGCCGCTGATCTTTAGAAAGCCCTTTTTCCTGCAATTCTTAATCCCATGGTAAAGGGCATTCTCCACAATCGGCTGCAGAGTCAGTTTCAACGTAGAGAAGTCCATGATCTGCTCCTTAAAATCGATCTCATAATCCATAATGTCCTCATAGCGGAAATGCTGGATCTGAAGGTAGCTCTTTACATGTTCCGCCTCCCCCCTGATGGTGATAAAATCCTTTCCATTGTTAAGCCCCATCCGCAGAAAGGAAGAAAGGGCCGTAATCATGTCCACCACATCCTGATGACGTTTCCCCTCTGCCAGCCAGACGATAGTATCCAGGGTATTATAAAGAAAATGAGGATTGATCTGAGCCTGCAAAAGCTTTAATTCGGTTTTTCTCTTGAGCTCCTGTTCTTCCCTAATATGTTCAATCAGCTCCCCGATCCGGATCACCATGTGATCATACTGGTCGCTTAGCATCTGGATCTCACGTATATTACTTTTGGGCGCATTGACCTTTAAGCTGCCGTTTGCAAGCACCATGGTATATTGACACAGTTCCTCAATGGGTTTTGTAATCTTCTTTCCAAAGGAAGAAAAAGAAACGATTAAAAACACGATGATGTAAGCGGAAACCACGATACATGAGGCAATGACCCTCTTTGTCTGAGAGTCCAGCTTTAAACGGGTGGATTCTAAGGTCTTTGTTTCGTTGTAAATATAATCGGACATGGTTTCTTGAATCAGTTCAGTGATTATGTAAATATCCTTATCCAGGCGCTCCATATTCCGGTCATAATCACCGATAATATTGCTGGTACGGATGTCTTCAATCCTCTTTTCCAGAATTCCGATCAGAATGATGATCCCATCTAACCCCTTTTTGCTGTTTTCCTGAGGAGTGGAATCCTTTAACTGTTCAAACAATCTCCGGGAATTTTCCAGCTCTTCATAGGGATTTAAAGAATCAAAGGTGTCCGCGCCTATGACAATTCGGTACATCTTATAATCGATGTTGGATTTAAAGTCAAAATTAAACTCCGTAGCCATAGTTAAGTTCCGGATGCTTTGCCGATACTGTTCATTCTGCCACGCCATCATATACAGCAATATCCCAATCATAATAATGACCGGGATAAATACGATTGCCTGCATAGATTGTAATTTAGCTTTGATTGAATCACGTTTTCGTATCATTTCTGCCTCCTGACCGGAATGCTTTCGGCGTAATTCCATGAGTCTTTTTAAATATGTAGCTGAAATAGTGAGGATCTTTATACCCCACCTGATACCCGATTTCCGAGGCCCGAAGGTCTGTCTTTAAAAGCAGTTCCTTAGCCGCTTCCATACGGACCTTTGTTAAATATTCCACAAATGTAATACCCATTTCCTGACTGAATATGGTGCTGAAGTAATTAGGGCTTATATTCACGCTGGAGGCTACCACATTTAAAGAAATGTCCTCATCCTTATAGTGGCCTTCAATGTAATCCTTGGATCGATCAAGAACCAGGCGGTACTTTTTCTGAGAACAGGTGGTACGGAGGGTGATGGCCTTTTTAAGGATCTCCCTGGCGTACTTTACTGCCCCTTCCTCAGATCCCACACAAGGCTTTAAGGTCTTTCCATCTCCAAATTCCTTTAAAACCTGCTCCGGCTCAAAACCAAGCTGGGTGACAAAACCAATGACAGCAAGATAAACATCCATCAGCAAATACTGCCGGAAGATCAGGGACTTAAAATTACTGCCGCAAGCCTCTAAATATTCTTCCAGAAAATACTTTACCTCAGATATCGAACCATTTTTAAGGAAATTAGGAACAATATCCCGGCTAAGTTTGGTTATGTCCATACCTTCCAGGCTGATGGTTCCTGAATCATCATGAAGCCGGACGGCTGCCTCTGCCGTAAGAAGCTGGTTGTATTCCAGCATGTAGCGGCAGGCGTAGGCTCTACTGGCCGCCTTAAAACAGGTTCTCAGTTCACTGAGCCTGTATACCGGAACGCCAATTCCCCCGAAATATTCCATGCCTGGGCTGGACTCCACAAGTCGTACCAAAAGCTCCTGGCAGGCAGTGGTCTTTCTATCTAAGTCTTCCCAATCGTTTCCCATGACCAGAAATGCATACCCTTCTGTCAGTCGGTTAAATACGATGACTTCTGCCCTGTTCTCAAATCGGTCCTTGATCATCTCATCAAACATAACAACCTGATCCGTAAACTGCTCCTGACTGCCGGAGACCCTTGCCTGAAATAAAATCAGATTATACACCGGTGCGCTAAGGGACAGACTGTGTTCCCGGCCCTTTAAAAGGATCTCCTGAAGGCTTAAGATTCCTGATACAATGGTATCAAACAGCCGGTCCCGCTCCATCCGCTTTCTTTCCTCCTGCTGCTTTAGAAACTCCAATTTATAGCCCCTCTCACTTTTTTCCTGGATAATTGCTTCGCTCATACGCTCCAGAGCCTCTAACAGCTGGCTGCTGCTTACAGGCTTAAGAAGGTAATCCGCTGCGCCAATCCTTATGGCCCGCTTTGCGTATTCAAAGTCATCATATCCGCTGAAAAACATGATGCGAAGGTCCGGAAGTTCTCTCTTTACCATCTCAGCCAGTTCAAGCCCATCCATAAAGGGCATTCGGATATCAGTAAGCAGAATATCAGGCTTTGCCTTTAGAATCAGAGGATATGCCAGCTCCCCATCCGGTGCTTCCCCTGCAAACTCAAATCCGTATTTTTCCCACGGAATACCATTTTTAATTCCCTCACGGACTATTTTTTCATCCTCAGCAAGAAAAATCTTAACCATGTCCAATCCCCCTGTTTGCCCCACATTCATAAGTAGATTATATAAAATATAAAAAAGAAATATAAGAGAATAATTTCAGTCCCTGCATTTTCAATCGTAAAAAAATATACTAAAATCATAGTACCACAAAAAGAGGACATCTTAAAGTTCCTGATTCATACAGAAACTTAAAATGTCCTCTTCCTTACTCAGTCTTTTAATGAAGCAGGGAAATCATCCCTGTTATTTTAATCCAGTTCCTCTTCGTTGGTTTCAATTACCTTCTTATACCATTCAAAGGATTTCTTTTTCCTTCTGGATAAATCTCCGGTTCCATCATCATATTTTTCTACGTAGATGAACCCATAGCGCTTTGCCATTTCTCCGGTGGAAGCGCTGACCAGATCAATGTAGCTCCATGGGGGATACCCCATCTGATTGATGTGCTTTGGCTATAAACTTTCACGCCCGTATGCGCACTGGTTGGATAAATTGTCTATTACTTAATAGTTCTCCGCGTGGATCTCGAAGTAGCTCTGCGGATGGTTGCAGGTCGGGCATACATCTGGGGCCTTGGCTCCAACCAAGATATGACCGCAGTTGCGGCACTCCCACACCTTAACTTCGCTCTTGGCAAAGACCTCCGCTATCTCCACATTGTGCAGCAGAGCGCGGTAGCGTTCTTCATGGTGTTTCTCCACCGCAGCTACGAGACGGAAACGCGCCGCAAGATTTGTAAATCCTTCTTCCTCGGCAGTCTTGGCGAATCCGTTGTACATATCCGTCCACTCGTAGTTTTCACCCTCGGCAGCAGAAAGCAGATTTTCTTCAGTATCGCCGATGCCTTCGAGTTCTTTGAACCAAAGCTTTGCGTGCTCCTTTTCGTTGTCTGCTGTTTTTAGGAACAGCGCGGCGATCTGCTCAAAGCCCTGCTTCTTAGCGACAGAGGCAAAGTAGGTATATTTGTTTCTCGCCTGAGACTCACCGGCAAACGCCTCCATCAGGTTTTTCTCGGTTTGTGTTCCTGCATACTTGTTGGTCTTGTTCATAGGCCATTTTCCGTTCTCTTTTTGATTTTAATGTTGATAAAATTATTATATATCACTTTCCGTTCCAACTTCGTTCTTATTGCGTTCCTCTATCGTTCCAATTATTTTTTACAATTTTTCGACCCAGTGGCCCAATTCCGTATTTTACGTTCTTACGGTAATCTCTTTTATCATGCGCATCAGTTCTAAAGCACTTCGGAATGCTACATAATTTCTTGATGTCAGCCTGCCGGCCACTATTCCCTGCATACTGGCATTCTGGCGATGTTCTATTTTGACAATCAATGTTTCTTTCGCATGAATCGCACGGGTACTTAAGGTCATAATATCCTGCAGCTGAATTTTTGCCTTTACTGGTATTTTGTTTTTTCCCTTAGTTCTGCGTGCATATTCTTCGGACATTTTTTTATTAAGAAACCTTGGATTAGTGGAAGGCTGGGGAGTTCCGACCCAGTCGCATATTTCATCCAGTTTAAGCATTAAATCGCCCATATTGGAAAACTGCACAGGTCCGTCTATGTAGCAGTTAAGAATTTCACCATATAAATTTCCTTCTTTTTTTCCATGAAAACAAATGAGCATCGTACTGACCCGGTCTGTTACAGTCATGCTGCGGCAGATGTTCTGCATTTCTTCGCTTTTTATCATAGATTTATTATCCCCTTTTCTATCGTGCTTTGTAGGTCTTCTTTATAGAAAGGGAAAGCAAAGGATATGCACACTTTCCCTTTCCAGCAGATGAAAGTTGCAGTTTTATATTGTTCTAGAAGTATATTGGCATAAATATTTCAACATGCAATAATGTATGGTTCCTGTATTTGTCATTTTCAAAATACTCACAAAGTAGTAAGCATGATCCGCCATAAAGTAATTTCTTTACTTATAACTGGAAACATCTACTACACACCCTTATCCTAGACCACCGTAAGACTAGAGCCCGGCACATTGTTTTCTACCCCAGTATAGAGTGCCATATTTTCACAATGCTCAATGAGATCTAAAGATAACTTGCAGTAAGTTTGCCACGGATCCTGTTTCGTATTGATAACTAGTAGCATTAAAACCACCTACTACAGGTAAGGCTGCACCAATCTGCTCAGGTTTTTTGCTTTGCTTCGTCCGCCAGAAGGCTTAGAACTTCTTCAGCTGTGGGGATGCGGCCATCTGGAAAGAGCTCCCGCCATTTCGCTTGCACTGCTGGATCTGGATTGCTCATCCCCGTCTGGATCGCATGGTCGATTTCCATGCGTACCTCTTCGATGTTAGTTCCGTTTCTGGCCGCTACCTGCTTTAAAGTTTTAGTCACCTTTTGTTTTCTCATGTTGTTATCCTCCTGGCTATCTGTTTTGATACTCTTTCCCATGATTGTGAATTAAGTATATAATAAACAGTGTTCCAGATCCGTTCCACAGGCGTTCCTAAACCGTTCTTGTTTTGATTAATTAAAAAGAAAAAAGGCT encodes the following:
- a CDS encoding ABC transporter substrate-binding protein, with product MKKGLLGMMTAAAMTAAMVLSGCSGSQTAATTAAPAGGETKTEAAKTEAAKTEAAKTEAPKTEEKKDLLVVGFSQVGAESDWRTANTESMKSTFTEANGYKLIFDDAQQKQENQLKAVRNFIQQDVDYIVIAPVTETGWDTVLQEAKDAGIPVIIVDRMIDVSDDSLYTAWVGSNFLQEGYDAVAWLGDYLKKNNRSDDDINIVTLQGTIGSSAQIGRTDGVEEKMKDYPKWKMLERQTGEFTQAKGQEVMESFLKTYQDIDVVIAENDNMAFGAIDAIKAAGKTCGPKGDIIIISFDAVAAAFDSMIAGDMNVSVECNPLHGPRVAEIIQKLEKGESVDKIAYVQEGVYPADTAAQEKPKRAY
- a CDS encoding sensor histidine kinase, whose amino-acid sequence is MIRKRDSIKAKLQSMQAIVFIPVIIMIGILLYMMAWQNEQYRQSIRNLTMATEFNFDFKSNIDYKMYRIVIGADTFDSLNPYEELENSRRLFEQLKDSTPQENSKKGLDGIIILIGILEKRIEDIRTSNIIGDYDRNMERLDKDIYIITELIQETMSDYIYNETKTLESTRLKLDSQTKRVIASCIVVSAYIIVFLIVSFSSFGKKITKPIEELCQYTMVLANGSLKVNAPKSNIREIQMLSDQYDHMVIRIGELIEHIREEQELKRKTELKLLQAQINPHFLYNTLDTIVWLAEGKRHQDVVDMITALSSFLRMGLNNGKDFITIRGEAEHVKSYLQIQHFRYEDIMDYEIDFKEQIMDFSTLKLTLQPIVENALYHGIKNCRKKGFLKISGWQEEEDILLKVEDNGIGMKPEELEKMQRLVRNGGEDLGLREGFGIANVAERIRLNFGETYGVSIESEYGVGTSVTVRIPAALKGNR
- a CDS encoding response regulator transcription factor, whose translation is MVKIFLAEDEKIVREGIKNGIPWEKYGFEFAGEAPDGELAYPLILKAKPDILLTDIRMPFMDGLELAEMVKRELPDLRIMFFSGYDDFEYAKRAIRIGAADYLLKPVSSSQLLEALERMSEAIIQEKSERGYKLEFLKQQEERKRMERDRLFDTIVSGILSLQEILLKGREHSLSLSAPVYNLILFQARVSGSQEQFTDQVVMFDEMIKDRFENRAEVIVFNRLTEGYAFLVMGNDWEDLDRKTTACQELLVRLVESSPGMEYFGGIGVPVYRLSELRTCFKAASRAYACRYMLEYNQLLTAEAAVRLHDDSGTISLEGMDITKLSRDIVPNFLKNGSISEVKYFLEEYLEACGSNFKSLIFRQYLLMDVYLAVIGFVTQLGFEPEQVLKEFGDGKTLKPCVGSEEGAVKYAREILKKAITLRTTCSQKKYRLVLDRSKDYIEGHYKDEDISLNVVASSVNISPNYFSTIFSQEMGITFVEYLTKVRMEAAKELLLKTDLRASEIGYQVGYKDPHYFSYIFKKTHGITPKAFRSGGRNDTKT
- the rbr gene encoding rubrerythrin; this translates as MNKTNKYAGTQTEKNLMEAFAGESQARNKYTYFASVAKKQGFEQIAALFLKTADNEKEHAKLWFKELEGIGDTEENLLSAAEGENYEWTDMYNGFAKTAEEEGFTNLAARFRLVAAVEKHHEERYRALLHNVEIAEVFAKSEVKVWECRNCGHILVGAKAPDVCPTCNHPQSYFEIHAENY
- a CDS encoding sporulation initiation factor Spo0A, with protein sequence MRKQKVTKTLKQVAARNGTNIEEVRMEIDHAIQTGMSNPDPAVQAKWRELFPDGRIPTAEEVLSLLADEAKQKT